A part of Kitasatospora acidiphila genomic DNA contains:
- a CDS encoding DUF1876 domain-containing protein — MVMTKTLVGWHIEVEFMEEPPHTAAAAMLRLPDGRELRARGDTSRHPSDPEQLRVGEEVAAARALQELARQLLDKAHIEIDELGKVPSYPL, encoded by the coding sequence ATGGTGATGACGAAGACGCTGGTCGGATGGCACATCGAGGTGGAGTTCATGGAGGAGCCCCCGCACACCGCGGCGGCGGCCATGCTCAGACTCCCGGACGGACGGGAGCTGAGGGCACGCGGCGACACCAGCCGCCACCCCTCCGACCCGGAGCAGTTGCGGGTCGGCGAGGAGGTCGCGGCGGCCAGGGCACTGCAGGAGCTGGCCCGGCAGCTGCTGGACAAGGCCCACATCGAGATCGACGAGCTCGGGAAGGTGCCCAGCTATCCGCTGTGA
- a CDS encoding Xaa-Pro dipeptidyl-peptidase, with amino-acid sequence MRHHRLPSMAVIATVLFAFAAALLGPVGTAWAGSVHNGASQPVYSYTDAIRESVWVDTGTVVDGAPVRVAADIIRPREPAAHGRRIPVIMDASPYYSCCGRGNESQVKTYDANGQPVQFPLYYDNYFVPRGYAVVLVDLAGTNRSDGCEDVGGPLEVAGAKSVIDWINGRATAHSSRTGGTEVKASWADGSVGMIGKSWDGTIANGVAATGVDGLKTIVPISAISSWYDYYRSQGAPLYPGTPADLAGYVEDPATTARCATTQGELAAGAPYSGDWTSFWQQRDYVANADKVKASVFVVHGQQDLNVRTVHFGQWWDALAARGVPRKIWLSQTGHVDPFDYRRSAWVDTLHGWFDHYLMGVDNGIDRQPMADIERAPDQWSTDAKWPAPGTRLTTVHLNPGTLGGSSTNSGTTAFTDDPSRDENAWAADVDRSTPDKTVFSTRALDHDVRMSGSGDLTLTVGSSTTSAHLSAVLVDIGPAAIRNYLGSGEGISTLTTRSCWGEGTPGDTGCFLDTAADTSQVGATVFSRGWIDLGHYASLDHGRPLTPGTPYRMTVHLSPTDHVVPAGHRLALIVAGTDNGLIDPPDTKPTLTVDLSHSELRLPLVGGTGALPAGQQPRAAASQAAPLAVLTGRQPADLR; translated from the coding sequence ATGAGACACCACCGGTTACCCTCGATGGCGGTCATCGCCACCGTGCTGTTCGCTTTCGCCGCCGCGCTGCTCGGCCCGGTCGGCACCGCCTGGGCGGGCTCCGTGCACAACGGGGCCAGCCAGCCCGTCTACTCCTACACCGACGCCATCCGGGAGAGCGTCTGGGTCGACACCGGAACCGTGGTCGACGGCGCGCCCGTCCGGGTCGCCGCCGACATCATCCGGCCCCGGGAACCGGCCGCCCACGGCCGCCGGATACCCGTGATCATGGACGCCAGCCCGTACTACTCCTGCTGCGGGCGCGGCAACGAGAGCCAGGTCAAGACCTACGACGCCAACGGCCAGCCGGTGCAGTTCCCGCTCTACTACGACAACTACTTCGTGCCGCGCGGCTATGCGGTGGTGCTGGTCGACCTGGCCGGCACCAACCGGTCCGACGGCTGCGAGGACGTCGGCGGCCCGCTTGAGGTGGCCGGTGCCAAGTCGGTCATCGACTGGATCAACGGCCGTGCCACCGCGCACAGTTCGCGCACCGGCGGCACCGAGGTCAAGGCCTCCTGGGCCGACGGCTCGGTCGGGATGATCGGCAAGTCCTGGGACGGCACCATCGCCAACGGCGTGGCGGCCACCGGCGTCGACGGCCTGAAGACCATCGTGCCGATCTCCGCGATCAGCTCCTGGTACGACTACTACCGCTCGCAGGGCGCGCCGCTCTACCCGGGCACCCCCGCCGACCTGGCCGGCTACGTCGAGGACCCGGCCACCACCGCGCGCTGCGCCACCACGCAGGGCGAGTTGGCCGCCGGCGCCCCCTACAGCGGCGACTGGACCTCGTTCTGGCAGCAGCGCGACTACGTGGCCAATGCGGACAAGGTGAAGGCCAGCGTCTTCGTGGTGCACGGCCAGCAGGACCTCAACGTCCGTACCGTGCACTTCGGGCAGTGGTGGGACGCGCTGGCCGCCCGCGGGGTGCCGCGCAAGATCTGGCTCTCCCAGACCGGCCACGTCGACCCGTTCGACTACCGGCGCTCGGCCTGGGTGGACACCCTGCACGGCTGGTTCGACCACTACCTGATGGGCGTCGACAACGGCATCGACCGCCAGCCGATGGCCGACATCGAGCGCGCCCCCGACCAGTGGTCCACCGACGCCAAGTGGCCCGCCCCCGGGACCCGGTTGACCACCGTGCACCTGAACCCCGGTACCCTGGGCGGCAGTTCCACCAACTCTGGCACCACGGCCTTCACCGACGACCCGAGCCGCGACGAGAACGCCTGGGCCGCCGACGTCGACCGCAGCACCCCCGACAAGACCGTGTTCAGCACCCGGGCGCTCGACCACGACGTGCGGATGTCCGGCAGTGGCGACCTGACCCTCACGGTCGGCTCCAGCACCACCAGCGCCCATCTGAGCGCGGTGCTGGTGGACATCGGGCCCGCCGCGATCCGCAACTACCTGGGCTCGGGCGAGGGGATCAGCACCCTGACCACCCGCTCCTGCTGGGGCGAGGGCACCCCGGGCGACACCGGCTGCTTCCTGGACACCGCCGCCGACACCTCGCAGGTCGGTGCCACGGTCTTCAGCCGCGGCTGGATCGACCTCGGGCACTACGCCTCGCTCGACCACGGCCGGCCGCTCACCCCGGGCACGCCGTACCGGATGACCGTGCACCTGTCGCCGACCGACCACGTGGTCCCGGCCGGGCACCGGCTGGCGCTGATCGTGGCCGGCACCGACAACGGCCTGATCGACCCGCCGGACACCAAGCCGACGCTCACCGTGGACCTCAGCCACTCCGAGCTGCGGCTGCCGCTGGTCGGCGGGACCGGCGCGCTGCCGGCCGGCCAGCAGCCCAGGGCGGCGGCGAGCCAGGCAGCGCCGCTCGCCGTTCTGACGGGTCGCCAACCGGCCGATCTGCGCTGA
- a CDS encoding ferredoxin translates to MSAQDAQQGEQGGLTVSVDRLRCAGTGLCVASAPDDLALSDGRARPLRARTDALDEVVEAAELCPMEAITVRRAATGEQLAP, encoded by the coding sequence GTGAGCGCCCAGGACGCCCAGCAGGGCGAGCAGGGCGGCCTGACGGTGTCCGTGGACCGGCTGCGCTGTGCGGGTACCGGGCTCTGCGTGGCCAGCGCCCCCGATGACCTGGCCCTCAGCGACGGCCGGGCCCGCCCGCTGCGGGCGCGCACCGACGCGCTGGACGAGGTGGTGGAGGCCGCCGAGCTCTGCCCGATGGAGGCGATCACGGTGCGCCGGGCGGCGACCGGCGAGCAGCTCGCGCCGTGA
- a CDS encoding ABC transporter ATP-binding protein, translated as MPAVDEAVIRTAGLTKIYPKSETPAVDGLDLQVRHGELFGLLGPNGAGKTTTVGMLTTRVVPTAGQAWIGGIDVVGRSTLVKQVIAVVSQQNTLDRSLTVRENLFFHGLLFGYSRRSARRTADELLDRFHLARWADSPVRALSGGMAQRLMVARAIFHRPAVLFMDEPTAGLDPQSRLALWEILSGLIAEGQTILLTTHNMEEADQLCDRVAIIDHGRILALDSPAALKQAVDADTVVTVQAPGEPAELARLLAREVDGVNRTRLLPGGVELQVTVAGSNRLLPRVLNAAEGGGFQVADLSVAARPWRPSSSA; from the coding sequence GTGCCTGCGGTGGACGAGGCGGTGATTCGCACAGCGGGACTGACCAAGATCTATCCGAAGTCCGAGACCCCGGCCGTCGACGGACTGGACCTCCAGGTGCGCCACGGCGAGCTGTTCGGCCTGCTCGGCCCCAACGGCGCCGGCAAGACCACCACGGTGGGCATGCTCACCACCCGGGTGGTGCCGACCGCCGGGCAGGCCTGGATCGGCGGCATCGACGTGGTCGGCCGGTCCACCCTGGTCAAGCAGGTGATCGCGGTGGTCTCGCAGCAGAACACCCTGGACCGCTCGCTGACCGTGCGGGAGAACCTGTTCTTCCACGGCCTGCTGTTCGGCTACTCCCGCCGGTCGGCCCGCCGCACCGCCGACGAGCTGCTGGACCGCTTCCACCTCGCCCGCTGGGCCGACTCCCCGGTCCGGGCGCTCTCCGGCGGCATGGCCCAGCGGCTGATGGTGGCCCGGGCGATCTTCCACCGCCCCGCCGTGCTCTTCATGGACGAGCCGACGGCCGGCCTGGACCCGCAGAGCCGACTGGCCCTCTGGGAGATCCTGTCCGGGCTGATCGCCGAGGGGCAGACCATTCTGCTGACCACCCACAACATGGAGGAGGCCGATCAGCTCTGCGACCGGGTGGCGATCATCGACCATGGCCGGATCCTGGCCCTGGACAGCCCGGCCGCGCTCAAGCAGGCGGTGGACGCCGACACCGTGGTGACCGTGCAGGCACCCGGTGAGCCCGCCGAGCTGGCCCGGCTGCTGGCCCGCGAGGTCGACGGGGTCAACCGCACCCGGCTGCTGCCCGGCGGGGTGGAGCTGCAGGTCACGGTGGCCGGCAGCAACCGGCTGCTGCCGCGGGTGCTGAACGCGGCCGAGGGCGGCGGCTTCCAGGTGGCGGACCTCTCGGTGGCCGCCCGACCCTGGAGACCGTCTTCATCAGCCTGA
- a CDS encoding ABC transporter permease gives MAVDRMITVTPARSVPAASRSALSALIQRDLRVLFKNFGEFAGRTLMQPLLLVFVFLYVFPTIGQGVGSGGGRTGESDFATVLVPGVVAVTIMFQGIQSVAIQLSQEFGYTREIEDRVQAPCPLWLVAVSRVLSGATQGMISAVLVFPIAAVVHAPGVHARLSVHWWVVVTLIPLACLAMTSLGLVLGTTFEPRNIGLMFGFVVLPLVFLGGTYYQWTKLSAVHVGGFHWLQVLVLVNPLIYIAEGMRAGLTDTEHMHLYVVYPVLIGFCVLFLSLGLRNFRRRVLS, from the coding sequence ATGGCCGTCGACAGGATGATCACGGTGACGCCGGCGCGGTCGGTGCCGGCCGCCTCCCGCTCGGCGCTGAGTGCGCTGATCCAGCGCGATCTGCGGGTGCTGTTCAAGAACTTCGGCGAGTTCGCCGGCCGGACCCTGATGCAGCCGCTGCTGCTGGTCTTCGTCTTCCTGTACGTCTTCCCGACCATCGGGCAGGGCGTGGGCAGCGGCGGCGGCCGGACGGGGGAGTCGGACTTCGCGACCGTGCTGGTGCCCGGGGTGGTCGCGGTGACCATCATGTTCCAGGGCATCCAGTCGGTGGCGATCCAGCTCTCCCAGGAGTTCGGCTACACCCGGGAGATCGAGGACCGGGTGCAGGCGCCCTGCCCGCTCTGGCTGGTCGCGGTGTCCCGGGTGCTCTCCGGGGCCACCCAGGGCATGATCTCGGCGGTGCTGGTCTTCCCGATCGCCGCAGTGGTGCACGCGCCCGGGGTGCACGCCCGGCTGTCGGTGCACTGGTGGGTGGTGGTCACCCTGATCCCGCTGGCCTGCCTGGCGATGACCTCGCTCGGGCTGGTGCTCGGCACCACCTTCGAACCGCGCAACATCGGGTTGATGTTCGGCTTCGTGGTGCTGCCGCTGGTCTTCCTGGGCGGCACCTACTACCAGTGGACCAAGCTCTCCGCCGTCCACGTCGGCGGCTTCCACTGGCTGCAGGTCCTGGTGCTGGTCAATCCGCTGATCTACATCGCCGAGGGCATGCGGGCCGGGCTCACCGACACCGAACACATGCACCTCTATGTCGTCTACCCGGTGCTGATCGGCTTCTGCGTGCTCTTCCTCAGTCTCGGGCTGCGGAACTTCCGGCGCCGGGTGCTCTCTTGA
- a CDS encoding NAD-dependent epimerase/dehydratase family protein, which produces MRVLVIGGTGFLGHHVVAELASRGHAVSVLSRTPSPDPGRLTGDVDRLTEGEWAELLDGHQGVVFATGADDRSTPRRPAAAHFHAHNVAPVRRLLAAARRVGVERAVLHGSYFTAFHRRRPELRLAARHPYIRSRVAQAAQARAAAGPELPVAVLEIPFVFGATPGRRPLVAPLVPWLRSGAPLAAPPGGTAVTTVGTVARATADALESGSGADLPIADGNLTWRQLLVELAAAAGRPTPPTVLRLPPAALGAALRGVGVVHQLTGREGGLAPEHLAALLTRELFLEPTGDGDLAAALRETVRASLKNASPRKP; this is translated from the coding sequence ATGCGGGTACTGGTGATCGGCGGTACGGGGTTCCTCGGCCACCACGTGGTGGCCGAGTTGGCCTCCCGGGGCCATGCGGTGTCGGTGCTCTCCCGTACGCCGTCGCCCGATCCGGGCCGGTTGACGGGCGACGTCGACCGGCTCACCGAAGGCGAGTGGGCCGAGCTGCTCGACGGCCACCAGGGCGTGGTGTTCGCCACCGGCGCCGACGACCGCAGTACGCCGCGCCGGCCGGCCGCCGCCCACTTCCACGCGCACAATGTGGCACCGGTGCGGCGGCTGCTGGCGGCCGCCCGCCGGGTCGGGGTGGAGCGGGCGGTGCTGCACGGCTCCTACTTCACGGCGTTCCACCGCCGCCGGCCCGAGCTGCGGTTGGCCGCCCGCCATCCGTACATCCGCAGCCGGGTGGCGCAGGCGGCGCAGGCCCGGGCGGCGGCCGGGCCCGAGCTGCCGGTGGCGGTGCTGGAGATCCCGTTCGTCTTCGGTGCCACGCCCGGGCGGCGGCCCCTGGTCGCCCCGCTGGTGCCCTGGCTGCGTTCCGGGGCTCCGCTGGCGGCCCCGCCGGGCGGCACCGCGGTCACCACCGTGGGCACCGTGGCCCGCGCCACCGCCGACGCGCTGGAGAGCGGATCCGGGGCCGATCTGCCCATCGCCGACGGCAATCTGACGTGGCGTCAGCTGCTCGTCGAGCTCGCCGCCGCAGCCGGTCGGCCCACCCCGCCGACGGTGCTGCGACTCCCGCCGGCCGCGCTCGGCGCCGCCCTGCGCGGGGTCGGGGTGGTCCATCAACTGACCGGCCGGGAGGGCGGCTTGGCGCCCGAGCACCTCGCGGCGCTGCTCACCCGCGAGCTCTTCCTGGAGCCGACCGGCGACGGCGACCTGGCCGCGGCGCTGCGCGAGACCGTGCGGGCGAGCCTCAAGAACGCGAGCCCTCGCAAGCCTTGA
- the metG gene encoding methionine--tRNA ligase: MARHLITSALPYINGIKHLGNMVGSMLPADVYSRYLRQRGHEVLYICATDEHGTPAELAAKAAGQSVQEFCAEQHDAQKAIYDGFALSFDYFGRSSSQQNREITQEFARELKANGFIEERAIRQVYSIADGRFLPDRYIEGTCPHCGYDKARGDQCENCTRLLDPTDLINPRSAVSGSTELEVRETTHLFLLQSKLAGEVEAWIDENGKDWPTLASSIARKWLTEGLNDRAITRDLDWGVPLPADVWPELAAQGKVFYVWFDAPIEYIGATKEWSDADPANRDWKSWWYETTDVRYTEFMAKDNVPFHTVMFPATQLGTRAPWKKVDYVKAFNWLNYYGGKFSTSQQRGIFTDAALELLPADYWRYFLMANAPESDDTSFSWELFSSTVNKDLADTLGNFVNRVLSFSLKRFGDTVPAGDAPGEAERALGAEVAGLLAEYEGHLDTLQFRKAAQALRALWSAGNVYLESKAPWLEIKTNPEGAALTLRTAMQLIHLYGVLSAPFIPASAAAMRAVFATDDTAVEPTWVSQEQAAALDFVPAGTSFTVPPVLFAKITDEDLAAWRERFGAQ, from the coding sequence ATGGCTCGACACCTGATCACCAGCGCGCTTCCCTACATCAACGGGATCAAGCACCTGGGGAACATGGTCGGGTCCATGCTCCCGGCGGATGTCTACTCCCGCTACCTGCGCCAGCGCGGCCACGAGGTGCTCTACATCTGCGCCACCGACGAGCACGGCACCCCGGCGGAGCTCGCCGCCAAGGCGGCCGGCCAGTCGGTCCAGGAGTTCTGCGCCGAGCAGCACGACGCCCAGAAGGCGATCTACGACGGCTTCGCGCTCTCCTTCGACTACTTCGGCCGCTCCTCCTCGCAGCAGAACCGCGAGATCACCCAGGAGTTCGCCCGCGAGCTGAAGGCCAACGGCTTCATCGAGGAGCGCGCGATCCGCCAGGTCTACTCGATCGCCGACGGCCGGTTCCTGCCGGACCGCTACATCGAGGGCACCTGCCCGCACTGCGGCTACGACAAGGCCCGCGGCGACCAGTGCGAGAACTGCACCCGCCTGCTGGACCCGACCGACCTGATCAACCCGCGCTCGGCGGTCAGCGGCTCCACCGAGCTGGAGGTCCGCGAGACCACCCACCTCTTCCTGCTGCAGTCCAAGCTGGCCGGCGAGGTCGAGGCCTGGATCGACGAGAACGGCAAGGACTGGCCGACGCTGGCCTCCTCGATCGCCCGCAAGTGGCTGACCGAGGGCCTCAACGACCGGGCGATCACCCGTGACCTGGACTGGGGCGTACCGCTCCCGGCCGACGTCTGGCCGGAGCTGGCCGCCCAGGGCAAGGTCTTCTACGTCTGGTTCGACGCCCCGATCGAGTACATCGGCGCCACCAAGGAGTGGTCCGACGCCGACCCGGCCAACCGGGACTGGAAGTCCTGGTGGTACGAGACCACCGACGTGCGCTACACCGAGTTCATGGCCAAGGACAACGTCCCGTTCCACACGGTGATGTTCCCGGCCACCCAGCTCGGCACCCGCGCGCCGTGGAAGAAGGTCGACTACGTCAAGGCCTTCAACTGGCTGAACTACTACGGCGGCAAGTTCTCCACCAGCCAGCAGCGCGGCATCTTCACCGACGCCGCCCTGGAGCTGCTGCCCGCCGACTACTGGCGCTACTTCCTGATGGCCAACGCGCCGGAGTCGGACGACACCAGCTTCAGCTGGGAGCTGTTCTCGTCCACGGTCAACAAGGACCTGGCCGACACCCTGGGCAACTTCGTCAACCGGGTGCTCTCCTTCTCGCTGAAGCGGTTCGGCGACACCGTCCCGGCCGGGGACGCGCCGGGCGAGGCCGAGCGGGCGCTGGGCGCCGAGGTCGCCGGCCTGCTCGCCGAGTACGAGGGCCACCTGGACACCCTGCAGTTCCGCAAGGCCGCCCAGGCGCTGCGCGCGCTGTGGAGCGCGGGCAACGTCTACCTGGAGTCCAAGGCCCCCTGGCTGGAGATCAAGACCAACCCGGAGGGCGCCGCGCTGACCCTGCGCACGGCGATGCAGCTGATCCACCTCTACGGCGTGCTGTCGGCCCCGTTCATCCCGGCCAGCGCCGCCGCGATGCGCGCGGTCTTCGCCACCGATGACACCGCCGTCGAGCCCACCTGGGTCAGCCAGGAGCAGGCCGCCGCGCTGGACTTCGTCCCGGCCGGCACCTCGTTCACCGTCCCCCCGGTGCTCTTCGCCAAGATCACCGACGAGGACCTGGCGGCCTGGCGCGAGCGGTTCGGCGCCCAGTAG
- a CDS encoding CYTH domain-containing protein codes for MADGKYARVERERRFLLAGEPDRRAVTATRRLTDRYLTGTRLRLREMVHLETGEAVYKLTQKLPGDQPDWGLTTTCYLSPAEYRVFATLPGAVLAKTRYSVPPLGIDVFDAPLAPLVLAEAEFDSEAEARAFRPPAGAIAEVTADPRFTGGRLVTVEPGELRGWLAEYGLQLAVLQ; via the coding sequence ATGGCTGACGGCAAGTACGCCCGGGTCGAGCGGGAGCGGCGGTTCCTGCTGGCGGGGGAGCCGGATCGGCGGGCGGTGACGGCCACCCGCCGGCTCACCGACCGCTACCTCACCGGCACCAGGCTGCGGCTGCGCGAGATGGTCCACCTGGAGACGGGGGAGGCGGTGTACAAGCTGACCCAGAAGCTGCCGGGTGACCAGCCGGACTGGGGGTTGACCACCACCTGCTACCTCTCGCCCGCCGAGTACCGGGTCTTCGCCACCCTGCCCGGTGCCGTGCTGGCCAAGACCCGCTACAGCGTCCCGCCGTTGGGCATCGACGTGTTCGACGCCCCGCTGGCCCCGCTGGTGCTGGCCGAGGCCGAGTTCGACAGCGAGGCCGAGGCGCGCGCCTTCCGACCGCCGGCCGGTGCCATCGCCGAGGTCACCGCCGACCCCCGTTTCACCGGCGGCCGCCTGGTCACCGTCGAGCCGGGCGAACTGCGCGGCTGGCTCGCGGAGTACGGCCTCCAGCTAGCGGTCCTCCAGTAA
- a CDS encoding inositol monophosphatase family protein — protein sequence MYMEKVTEILHEAAATAILPRYQALAAGEITEKSPGELVTVADREAEQLITRRLRELLDAPVVGEEATAADPGLLRALHEAPAAWVVDPLDGTANFVAGRPEYAVQAALVRGGRTVACWIVQPALGQEFTAELGGGAWSSGVRLHREPAPAEPEQIRGAALTKYLDPAIREHIETVRSRFALVESGAKAAGVDYPRLLTGAVDFLRYQRTLPWDHAPGALLATEAGAVAQRLDGSPYRPDDDRTGLLVAADRACWTRVQELITPPVAGA from the coding sequence ATGTACATGGAAAAAGTGACCGAGATCCTGCACGAAGCCGCCGCCACCGCGATCCTGCCGCGCTATCAGGCGCTGGCAGCCGGTGAGATCACCGAGAAGTCCCCCGGCGAACTGGTCACCGTGGCCGACCGGGAGGCGGAGCAGCTGATCACCCGGCGGCTGCGCGAACTGCTGGACGCGCCCGTGGTGGGCGAGGAGGCGACGGCCGCCGACCCCGGGCTGCTGCGGGCGCTGCACGAGGCCCCGGCCGCCTGGGTGGTCGACCCGCTGGACGGCACCGCGAACTTCGTGGCCGGCCGCCCCGAGTACGCGGTGCAGGCGGCACTGGTCCGGGGCGGGCGCACGGTGGCCTGCTGGATCGTCCAGCCCGCGCTCGGCCAGGAGTTCACCGCCGAGCTCGGCGGCGGCGCCTGGAGCTCGGGGGTGCGGCTGCACCGCGAGCCGGCGCCCGCCGAGCCCGAGCAGATCCGCGGCGCCGCGCTGACCAAGTACCTGGATCCGGCGATCCGGGAGCACATCGAGACCGTCCGGTCCCGCTTCGCCCTGGTGGAGAGCGGCGCCAAGGCGGCCGGCGTCGATTACCCGCGCCTGCTCACCGGCGCCGTGGACTTCCTGCGCTACCAGCGCACCCTCCCGTGGGACCACGCCCCCGGCGCCCTGCTCGCCACCGAGGCCGGCGCCGTGGCCCAGCGCCTCGACGGCTCCCCCTACCGCCCCGACGACGACCGCACCGGCCTGCTGGTGGCCGCCGACCGGGCCTGCTGGACCCGGGTCCAGGAGCTGATCACGCCGCCGGTGGCCGGCGCCTGA
- a CDS encoding alpha/beta fold hydrolase, with protein sequence MTDQQRRCQSAQEAVLERWRVPVERIELASEFGTTVVTACGPRDGEPLVLQHSGSTTSAVWFANAAELARTRRLYAVDRIGEAGFSRPGQRPLRTVEDLHTWLDGVLDGLSLTAPDLLAHSYGAGIAMSYALSRPRRVRRMALLDPTQVFAGFRIGYLLHALPMLARPSAARAQRFLAWETGGRELDPAWLELYGRAAEFPRAKFVIPPRPKAAQLAGCQTPTLVLLAAESRCHDARAVQAGAARLLPGAQTVLLPGVTHHGMPYQQAAELNRLVEEFLAKP encoded by the coding sequence ATGACCGATCAGCAGCGCCGATGCCAGTCAGCCCAGGAAGCCGTCCTGGAGCGCTGGCGGGTGCCGGTCGAACGGATCGAGCTGGCTTCGGAGTTCGGCACCACCGTGGTCACCGCCTGCGGGCCGCGTGACGGCGAGCCGCTGGTCCTCCAGCACAGCGGCAGCACCACCTCGGCCGTCTGGTTCGCCAACGCCGCCGAACTCGCCCGCACCCGGCGGCTCTACGCGGTGGACCGGATCGGCGAGGCCGGGTTCAGCCGCCCCGGACAGCGGCCGCTGCGCACGGTGGAGGACCTGCACACCTGGCTGGACGGCGTGCTCGACGGCCTGTCGCTGACCGCCCCCGACCTGCTCGCGCACTCCTACGGCGCCGGGATCGCGATGAGTTACGCGCTGAGCCGTCCGCGGCGGGTGCGCCGGATGGCGCTGCTCGACCCCACCCAGGTCTTCGCCGGCTTCCGCATCGGCTATCTGCTGCACGCGCTGCCGATGCTGGCCCGGCCCAGCGCCGCGCGGGCGCAGCGCTTCCTCGCATGGGAGACCGGCGGCCGGGAGCTCGACCCGGCCTGGCTCGAACTCTACGGCCGGGCCGCCGAGTTCCCGCGCGCCAAGTTCGTCATCCCACCCCGCCCCAAGGCGGCGCAGCTGGCGGGCTGCCAGACGCCCACCCTGGTGCTGCTGGCCGCCGAGAGCCGCTGCCACGACGCCCGCGCCGTTCAGGCCGGGGCCGCCCGGCTGCTGCCCGGCGCTCAGACGGTCCTGCTCCCCGGGGTCACCCACCACGGCATGCCGTACCAGCAGGCAGCCGAACTCAACCGGCTGGTCGAGGAGTTCCTGGCCAAGCCGTGA
- a CDS encoding MarR family transcriptional regulator encodes MSRTPNAGPEFAVVHQLRAVTVELDLLGGEFAQRNGLHPTDLRALICLLDAARSGAPATPGWLGGQLKLNSAGTTALLDRLERLGLVRRTRDDRDRRRVLLVVEERAVVLGETFFGPLIGALVGMLRDFTPDEVAVVQRFLGGVAELVAQRRQDG; translated from the coding sequence ATGAGTCGGACACCGAACGCCGGGCCGGAGTTCGCAGTGGTGCACCAGCTGCGCGCGGTCACGGTGGAACTCGACTTGCTGGGCGGGGAGTTCGCGCAGCGCAACGGGCTGCACCCGACCGATCTGCGGGCCCTGATCTGCCTGCTGGACGCGGCCCGCTCCGGCGCCCCGGCCACCCCCGGCTGGCTGGGCGGTCAGCTGAAGCTGAACTCGGCCGGCACCACGGCCCTGTTGGACCGGCTGGAGCGGCTCGGCCTGGTCCGCCGCACCCGGGACGACAGGGACAGGCGGCGGGTCCTGCTGGTGGTGGAGGAGCGGGCGGTGGTGCTCGGCGAGACGTTCTTCGGCCCGCTGATCGGCGCGCTGGTGGGCATGCTGCGGGACTTCACGCCGGACGAGGTCGCCGTGGTGCAGCGGTTCCTGGGCGGGGTCGCGGAGTTGGTGGCGCAGCGGCGCCAGGACGGTTGA